The Halodesulfovibrio marinisediminis DSM 17456 genomic interval GTTGTATAGCTGTGTGTCCAACCGGCGCATTAACAGAAAGTACTCGCGAGCTGGGCGAGCTGTGCCATGGCACTTCCGGTGATATTGCGTTCCATATGGGTAGACTTCGCATCGGTGAGGCGATGTGTCCTCCACTAATGAAGTTGGTTAAGAACGAGGTATTTTCTAGATATGAAGAGGTATCTCGTGACGTTATTCTAGACTCTCCTCCCGGTGCAAGCTGCCCAGCAGTTTGTGCAGTTGCAGATGCAGACTGTGTGGTACTGGTGACCGAGCCTACCCCATTTGGATTTTATGACTTTAAAATAGCTTATGAAGCCTTTGCCGTCTTTAACAAACCGATGGGGGTTGTTGTGAACAAGGCCGGCGTTGGTGACAGGCAGATATACGATTTCTGCAAAGAACATAATGTTCCTATCTGGGCGGAGATTCCGTTCGAAAGATGTATTGCAGAGGCGTATTCATCCGGTGCAGTTATTACAGAAGCTGTTCCGACCTTGAAACCTGTGTTCGAAGAGCTGACCCGTTCTATTCAGGAGTCCGTCCATGCATGAGATTCTCGTAATCAGCGGTAAGGGCGGAGCCGGTAAAACAACTGTTACTGGTGCGTTTGCCCACCTTTCAGATAATGCAATACTTTGCGATCTGGATGTAGATGCGCCGGATTTCCATCTTATCAGTCAGCCTGATAAGTATCAGGAGCATGAATTCTGGTCAGGGTATGAAGCATCTATCCGTCAGGATGAGTGTATGCATTGCGGTGATTGTCGGGAACGATGCCGTTTTGATGCAATTAAGCTTGAAGATGGAACGTACACAGTAGACCCGATGAAATGCGAAGGCTGCAAAGTTTGCGTTACATTGTGTCCGGGTGAAGCTATCGATTTTAACATTAAAAAATGCGGCGAATGGTACAGGTCAAAAACTCGCTTCGGGCATCTTGTTCATGCCCAGCTGTATCCAGGGGAAGAAAACTCCGGCAGGCTGGTTGCTTTGCTGAAAGATGAAGCCCGTAAGACAGCAAAAGAGCTTGATCTTGATATCTTGCTTGCAGACGGTGCACCGGGTATCGGGTGCCCCGTAATCAGCTCTCTTTCCGGAACTGACCTTGCCGTATTTGTAACAGAGCCGACCCCTTCCGGCTTGCATGATTTAGAACGTGTTGCTGCATTATGTGACCACTTCCGAGTAAAGGGATGTGTAGTCATTAATAAATATGATTTGAATACCGACATGACAGCGCAAATTGAAGCATTCTGTAACCAGCAGGGATATCCGGTTGTCGGAAGAGTCCCTCATACCAATGCTGTTACTGCAGCAATGGTGGATCGTAAGTCTGTTACGGAATTTGATTCAACCATGTACGCTGATTTTGCCGGTATTTGGAACAATGTACTCTCACAGCTGTAATTAACCCTTGCAGCACTGAAATTTTGACATGTTACAAGGAGAAAATATGTCTTCAATTCTCGTAGCAGTTCCATCTGCAGCACC includes:
- a CDS encoding nucleotide-binding protein translates to MIIAVASGKGGTGKTTVTAALAANWKSPVAAVDLDVEEPNLHLFLHPAITGTEKGYIGVPQADEGMCTSCGACAELCQFKAIALIGDTLLTFPDMCHGCGGCIAVCPTGALTESTRELGELCHGTSGDIAFHMGRLRIGEAMCPPLMKLVKNEVFSRYEEVSRDVILDSPPGASCPAVCAVADADCVVLVTEPTPFGFYDFKIAYEAFAVFNKPMGVVVNKAGVGDRQIYDFCKEHNVPIWAEIPFERCIAEAYSSGAVITEAVPTLKPVFEELTRSIQESVHA
- a CDS encoding ATP-binding protein, which codes for MHEILVISGKGGAGKTTVTGAFAHLSDNAILCDLDVDAPDFHLISQPDKYQEHEFWSGYEASIRQDECMHCGDCRERCRFDAIKLEDGTYTVDPMKCEGCKVCVTLCPGEAIDFNIKKCGEWYRSKTRFGHLVHAQLYPGEENSGRLVALLKDEARKTAKELDLDILLADGAPGIGCPVISSLSGTDLAVFVTEPTPSGLHDLERVAALCDHFRVKGCVVINKYDLNTDMTAQIEAFCNQQGYPVVGRVPHTNAVTAAMVDRKSVTEFDSTMYADFAGIWNNVLSQL